In the genome of Streptomyces globosus, one region contains:
- a CDS encoding tetratricopeptide repeat protein has product MPSESPAPESPLIRSLRTAVAAAPEDVPLRLHLADMLLAAGRHDAAVAEAAAALQHAPGDAAARELMVRAMGVPATPAPVPAVTPAAAATPPPAEPASSAEAPAPAGPPPGTTPAPADTPAPAAPATSSTPEAPSPRTGFDWRAAEQEVGGIVEPRFVEPLTADGSGDPGDADAWDAAAPGTVRLADVGGMQEVKDRLEAAFLAPMRNPELRRLYGKSLRGGLLLYGPPGCGKTFIARAVAGELGASFLSVSLNDVLDMWIGNSERNMHEVFETARRQAPCVVFLDELDALGAKRSRTQHSGMRNTVNQLLTELDGIDSAANEGVFLLAATNVPWDVDIALRRPGRLDRTLLVLPPDAAAREAILRYHLRDRPIEAVDLGRLVKATDGLSGADLAHVCESAAESALLDSARTGVIRMIGTKDLLDAAKSVAPSTEPWFAAARNVAMFANEGGMYDDLVAYLKKRRKL; this is encoded by the coding sequence ATGCCGTCAGAGTCCCCCGCTCCCGAATCCCCGCTGATACGAAGCCTGCGCACCGCCGTGGCCGCGGCTCCCGAGGACGTGCCCCTGCGGTTGCACCTCGCCGACATGCTGCTCGCCGCGGGTCGGCACGACGCGGCAGTGGCGGAGGCAGCGGCCGCGTTGCAGCATGCGCCGGGGGACGCAGCGGCGCGGGAGCTCATGGTGCGGGCGATGGGGGTGCCCGCAACCCCTGCGCCCGTGCCCGCAGTTACGCCCGCCGCCGCGGCCACGCCCCCACCCGCGGAACCGGCCTCGTCCGCCGAAGCGCCCGCGCCCGCAGGGCCGCCGCCGGGGACCACCCCGGCGCCGGCAGACACCCCGGCCCCGGCCGCGCCCGCCACGTCCTCCACTCCCGAGGCCCCGTCCCCCCGCACCGGATTCGACTGGCGGGCCGCCGAGCAGGAGGTCGGCGGCATCGTCGAACCCCGCTTCGTCGAACCGCTCACCGCCGACGGCAGCGGCGACCCCGGGGACGCCGACGCCTGGGACGCGGCCGCTCCCGGCACCGTACGGCTCGCGGACGTCGGCGGCATGCAGGAGGTCAAGGACCGCCTCGAAGCCGCGTTCCTCGCACCGATGCGCAACCCCGAACTGCGCAGGCTGTACGGCAAGAGCCTGCGCGGCGGGCTCCTCCTCTACGGCCCGCCCGGCTGCGGCAAGACCTTCATCGCCCGAGCCGTCGCCGGCGAACTCGGCGCGAGCTTCCTGTCCGTGTCCCTCAACGACGTCCTCGACATGTGGATCGGCAACTCCGAACGCAACATGCACGAGGTCTTCGAGACCGCCCGCCGCCAGGCGCCCTGTGTCGTCTTCCTCGACGAACTGGACGCGCTCGGCGCCAAGCGCAGCCGCACGCAGCACAGCGGCATGCGCAACACCGTCAACCAGCTCCTCACCGAGCTCGACGGCATCGACTCCGCCGCCAACGAGGGCGTGTTCCTCCTCGCCGCCACCAACGTCCCCTGGGACGTGGACATCGCGCTCCGGCGCCCGGGACGCCTGGACCGCACCCTGCTCGTCCTGCCGCCCGACGCCGCCGCCCGCGAGGCGATCCTCCGGTACCACCTGCGCGACCGACCCATCGAGGCAGTCGACCTGGGACGTCTCGTCAAGGCCACGGACGGCCTCTCGGGCGCCGACCTGGCCCACGTGTGCGAGTCGGCGGCCGAGAGCGCCCTGCTCGACTCGGCACGCACCGGCGTGATCCGCATGATCGGAACGAAGGACCTCCTCGACGCGGCGAAGTCGGTGGCCCCGTCCACCGAACCGTGGTTCGCGGCGGCGCGGAACGTGGCGATGTTCGCCAACGAGGGCGGCATGTACGACGACCTGGTCGCGTACCTGAAGAAGAGGCGGAAGCTGTGA
- a CDS encoding fused MFS/spermidine synthase — MTSSPSSPVTEGTGTPPRGGLGPGAAFVLVFGSSAAVLVVEIVALRLLAPYLGLTLETSTLVIGIALTAIAAGSWLGGRLADRVDPRRLVGPALGVSGAVVALTPALLRTTAERAPAALLLTASLTILVPGALLSAVTPIVTKLRLTSLAETGTVVGRLSGVGTFGAIVGTVLTGFVLVSRLPVSGILIGLGTLLVAGSALVEWRRRGWSSTPVLALAVIAGGLGVTVAPGDCDQETRYHCARIVADPARATGRTLVLDGLRHSYVDVGDPAALEFTYVRAIASVVDAAFPEGRPLAAHHLGGGGLTLPRYLAATRPGTRSVVSEIDGGVVRINRDHLGLGPDTGIDVRVEDGRLGLRRLAADSRDLVVGDAFGGVSVPWHLTTAEAMADVRRVLNGGGMYVANLIDHGEMAFARAEVATLGRTFAHVAVVGEPEDIGLDRAAAPSGGNLVALASDRPLDVPATQRALDARGTGWRIATGDGLTSWIGDARPLTDDFAPVDQLLQPYSPPRSR, encoded by the coding sequence GTGACCAGTTCGCCGTCCTCACCCGTCACCGAGGGCACAGGCACTCCGCCCCGCGGCGGCCTCGGCCCCGGCGCGGCGTTCGTGCTCGTGTTCGGGTCCTCGGCTGCCGTCCTGGTGGTCGAGATCGTCGCACTGCGGCTGCTGGCCCCGTACCTCGGCCTCACCCTGGAGACCAGCACCCTGGTGATCGGCATCGCCCTCACGGCGATCGCCGCCGGCTCCTGGCTGGGCGGGCGCCTCGCCGACCGCGTCGACCCCCGGCGGCTCGTCGGGCCGGCGCTCGGGGTGTCGGGGGCGGTCGTGGCGCTCACCCCCGCCCTGCTGCGCACCACCGCGGAACGGGCGCCTGCCGCACTGCTGTTGACCGCCTCGCTGACCATCCTCGTGCCCGGCGCACTGCTGTCGGCCGTGACGCCGATCGTGACCAAGCTGCGTCTGACGAGCCTGGCCGAGACGGGCACGGTCGTCGGCCGACTGTCGGGCGTGGGCACGTTCGGCGCGATCGTCGGCACCGTCCTCACCGGCTTCGTCCTCGTGTCGCGCCTGCCGGTCAGCGGCATCCTGATCGGCCTCGGCACGCTGCTGGTGGCCGGCTCCGCGCTGGTGGAGTGGCGCAGGCGCGGGTGGAGCAGCACGCCTGTGCTCGCACTCGCGGTGATCGCCGGCGGCCTCGGCGTCACGGTGGCGCCCGGCGACTGCGACCAGGAGACGCGCTACCACTGCGCGCGCATCGTCGCGGACCCGGCCCGGGCCACCGGCCGCACGCTCGTCCTGGACGGCTTGCGGCACTCCTACGTCGACGTCGGCGACCCGGCCGCCCTGGAGTTCACCTACGTGCGCGCCATCGCGTCGGTGGTCGACGCCGCGTTCCCCGAGGGGCGGCCGCTCGCCGCCCACCACCTGGGCGGCGGAGGACTCACCCTCCCCCGCTACCTCGCCGCCACGCGCCCCGGAACGCGCAGCGTCGTGTCCGAGATCGACGGCGGGGTCGTCCGCATCAACCGCGACCACCTCGGACTGGGGCCGGACACCGGTATCGACGTGCGCGTCGAGGACGGCCGGCTCGGCCTGCGGCGCCTGGCCGCCGACAGCCGCGACCTCGTCGTCGGCGATGCCTTCGGGGGTGTCAGCGTGCCCTGGCACCTCACGACGGCGGAGGCGATGGCAGACGTACGCCGCGTGCTCAACGGGGGCGGCATGTACGTCGCCAATCTCATCGACCACGGAGAAATGGCCTTCGCACGTGCCGAAGTCGCCACCCTGGGCCGGACTTTCGCGCATGTGGCCGTCGTCGGCGAGCCCGAGGACATCGGGCTCGACCGCGCCGCCGCCCCCTCGGGCGGCAATCTCGTCGCCCTCGCCTCCGACCGGCCGCTCGACGTCCCCGCGACCCAGCGGGCGCTGGACGCCCGCGGGACCGGCTGGAGGATCGCCACCGGGGACGGCCTCACCTCATGGATCGGCGACGCCCGGCCGCTGACCGACGACTTCGCACCCGTCGACCAGCTCCTCCAGCCCTACAGCCCCCCGCGCAGCCGCTGA
- a CDS encoding class I SAM-dependent methyltransferase, whose product MTETHHHPSRHGHADDAVQAEILDLDAEVLAEHTASLTAWLPLNGAPRQIVDLGSGTGAGTFALLDRFPDAHVTAVDTSAGHLRLLREKARARGVGSRVRTVQADLDTAPWPDLGTPDLVWASASMHHMADPGRALRHVRELLAPDGLFAVVELAGFPRFLPARAPESRPGLEERAHAAADRLHAERVPHRGADWGPMLTAAGFTVDAERTITVEIPGGRSEAVGRYALGSLQRIRSVAAAALTPEDVTALDGLLDTSGPNSLLHRKDLAVRTQRTVWAARPA is encoded by the coding sequence ATGACCGAAACACACCACCACCCCTCCCGCCACGGCCACGCCGACGACGCCGTCCAGGCCGAGATCCTCGACCTGGACGCCGAAGTGCTCGCCGAGCACACCGCCTCCCTCACCGCCTGGCTGCCGCTGAACGGCGCACCGCGCCAGATCGTGGACCTGGGCAGCGGCACCGGCGCGGGCACCTTCGCCCTTCTCGACCGCTTCCCCGACGCGCACGTCACCGCCGTCGACACCTCGGCCGGACACCTCCGCCTCCTGCGCGAGAAGGCGCGCGCCCGCGGTGTCGGCAGCCGCGTACGGACCGTCCAGGCCGACCTCGACACCGCCCCCTGGCCCGACCTCGGCACGCCGGACCTGGTGTGGGCCTCGGCCTCGATGCACCACATGGCCGACCCCGGCCGGGCCCTGCGCCACGTCCGCGAACTCCTTGCCCCCGACGGCCTGTTCGCCGTCGTCGAGCTCGCCGGCTTCCCCCGCTTCCTCCCCGCCCGCGCCCCGGAGAGCCGGCCCGGTCTCGAAGAGCGCGCCCACGCCGCGGCCGACCGCCTGCACGCCGAGCGCGTTCCGCACCGCGGCGCCGACTGGGGGCCGATGCTGACAGCCGCCGGCTTCACCGTCGACGCCGAGCGCACCATCACCGTCGAGATCCCCGGCGGGCGCAGCGAAGCGGTCGGCCGCTACGCCCTCGGCAGCCTCCAGCGCATCCGCAGCGTCGCCGCGGCCGCGCTCACCCCCGAGGACGTCACGGCCCTCGACGGACTCCTGGACACCAGTGGCCCGAACAGCCTGCTGCACCGCAAGGATTTGGCCGTACGCACGCAGCGCACGGTCTGGGCCGCCCGCCCCGCCTGA
- a CDS encoding helix-turn-helix transcriptional regulator, with product MTQEDGQLDSLVRKRIRALRVAQGWSLEELAARANLSQSSLSRIENGRRRLALDQLVTLARALDTTLDQLVENAADDVVISPMVDGARGLMRWPVKGEPGMTVVRRRMTGPPPDNPAGMRAHPGREWLVVLSGTAVLVLGHRRFRVETNQAAEFPTMMPHALGAEGGPCEILGIFDRDARRGHRKDTDTGAG from the coding sequence GTGACGCAAGAAGACGGACAGCTCGACAGCCTCGTACGCAAACGGATCCGCGCCCTGCGCGTCGCACAGGGCTGGTCCCTGGAGGAGCTGGCCGCCCGCGCCAACCTCAGCCAGTCCTCCCTCAGCCGCATCGAGAACGGCCGGCGCCGCCTCGCCCTGGACCAGCTCGTCACCCTCGCCCGCGCGCTGGACACCACCCTGGACCAGCTCGTGGAGAACGCCGCCGACGACGTCGTCATCAGCCCGATGGTCGACGGCGCCCGCGGCCTGATGCGCTGGCCCGTCAAGGGCGAACCCGGGATGACCGTGGTGCGCAGGCGCATGACCGGTCCGCCGCCCGACAACCCCGCAGGAATGCGCGCCCACCCCGGCCGCGAATGGCTGGTGGTGCTCTCCGGCACGGCCGTCCTCGTGCTCGGCCACCGGCGCTTCCGCGTCGAGACCAACCAGGCCGCCGAGTTCCCCACGATGATGCCGCACGCCCTCGGCGCCGAGGGCGGCCCGTGCGAGATCCTCGGCATCTTCGACCGCGACGCCCGCCGCGGCCACCGGAAGGACACCGACACCGGGGCCGGCTGA
- a CDS encoding LysR family transcriptional regulator yields the protein MDERQLRILRELGDLGSVSAVAEALHVTPSAISQQLRLLQRSLPVPLTERAGRRLVLTDAGQALAAAAIHVETALAQARHAVTDFAEQADGGVSVAAFHSAASSFFPPLLRSLAGSGSPRLALADEDVAQDDFPALTRRYDLVLAHRLDHGPPWPRTVTSTTLLREPLDVALPAGHALASRATLTPHEVADQPWITVHDGFPLMQTIKAIACVANRRLDIVHRINEFAVVAEVVAAGGGLALMPRWTARPHPGVVLRPLSAIHTRRDIDVLHRPERTARKAVRTVLAALQAEAARIQDRDHPGRHARPDPAGSPPAANEAGRLPGAQD from the coding sequence GTGGACGAACGCCAGCTGCGCATCCTGCGCGAACTCGGGGACCTCGGCAGCGTCAGCGCGGTCGCCGAGGCGCTGCACGTCACGCCGTCAGCGATCTCCCAGCAGCTGCGGCTGCTGCAGCGCTCCCTCCCCGTCCCGCTCACCGAACGCGCCGGCCGCCGCCTGGTCCTGACCGACGCCGGCCAGGCCCTGGCCGCGGCGGCCATCCACGTCGAGACCGCCCTGGCCCAGGCGCGGCACGCGGTCACCGACTTCGCCGAGCAGGCCGACGGCGGCGTATCGGTGGCCGCCTTCCACAGCGCGGCCTCGTCCTTCTTCCCGCCCCTGCTGCGCAGCCTCGCCGGCTCCGGCAGCCCCCGCCTGGCCCTCGCGGACGAGGACGTCGCCCAGGACGACTTCCCCGCCCTCACCCGGCGCTACGACCTCGTCCTCGCCCACCGCCTCGACCACGGCCCGCCGTGGCCGCGCACCGTGACCTCCACGACGCTCCTGCGCGAACCCCTGGACGTCGCGCTCCCGGCGGGCCATGCCCTGGCCTCGCGCGCCACGCTCACGCCGCACGAGGTGGCGGACCAGCCGTGGATCACCGTCCACGACGGCTTCCCGCTGATGCAGACCATCAAGGCCATCGCCTGCGTCGCCAACCGCCGCTTGGACATCGTCCACCGGATCAACGAATTCGCCGTGGTCGCCGAGGTCGTCGCCGCGGGCGGCGGCCTCGCGCTGATGCCGCGCTGGACGGCCCGCCCGCACCCCGGTGTCGTCCTCAGACCGCTGAGCGCCATCCACACCCGGCGCGACATCGACGTCCTCCACCGCCCCGAGCGCACCGCCCGGAAGGCCGTCCGCACGGTCCTCGCCGCCCTGCAGGCCGAGGCGGCCCGCATCCAGGACCGGGACCACCCCGGCCGGCACGCCCGCCCCGACCCGGCGGGGAGCCCCCCGGCCGCGAACGAGGCCGGGAGGCTCCCTGGTGCACAGGACTGA
- a CDS encoding DMT family transporter, with protein sequence MHVARRTDAVLLLVALVWGSSYLAAKTATLALPVLAVLFARYALSAAACGALVALRRRKRRWTRAEVRAGSLLGVTQAAVLVLETYGVAHTSAANAGLIISLTIVLTPLLDRTGGRLPARFLLAAACCVAAVGLLTAGNGFQAPRLGDGLMLAAAVVRAGHVALVGRLTAGRPVDPLHLTAVQTVVGSALFLPLALGHLPELFRSSGATWMQLVYLALFCSVFAFLAQTWAVQGTSASRASLLLGTEPIWAVAVGIGVGGERLTVWAGLGAVLMVAGTYWGQAVERAHRTGTAAAARGVSGEDDRRGPARMAEPARPAG encoded by the coding sequence ATGCATGTCGCCCGCCGCACGGATGCGGTTCTCCTGCTGGTCGCGCTCGTCTGGGGCTCCAGCTACCTCGCCGCCAAGACGGCCACCCTCGCCCTGCCGGTCCTGGCGGTGCTCTTCGCCCGGTACGCCCTCTCCGCGGCGGCCTGCGGGGCACTGGTGGCGCTCCGGCGCCGCAAGCGGCGCTGGACGCGCGCGGAGGTGCGCGCCGGGTCGCTGCTCGGTGTGACGCAGGCCGCCGTGCTGGTGCTGGAGACGTACGGGGTGGCGCACACCAGCGCCGCGAACGCCGGGCTGATCATCAGCCTGACCATCGTGCTGACACCGCTGCTGGACCGCACCGGCGGCCGGCTTCCGGCGCGTTTCCTCCTCGCCGCCGCATGCTGCGTCGCGGCCGTCGGGCTGCTCACCGCCGGCAACGGCTTCCAGGCCCCACGGCTCGGGGACGGGCTGATGCTCGCCGCCGCGGTCGTCCGGGCCGGGCACGTCGCGCTCGTCGGACGGCTCACCGCCGGCCGGCCCGTGGATCCGCTGCATCTGACGGCCGTCCAGACCGTCGTCGGCTCGGCGCTCTTCCTGCCGCTTGCCCTGGGCCATCTGCCCGAGCTGTTCCGCAGCAGTGGCGCGACGTGGATGCAGCTCGTCTACCTGGCGCTGTTCTGCAGTGTCTTCGCGTTCCTCGCCCAGACATGGGCGGTGCAGGGCACGTCCGCGAGCCGGGCGAGCCTGCTCCTGGGCACCGAGCCGATCTGGGCCGTCGCCGTGGGGATCGGCGTCGGCGGTGAACGGCTCACCGTGTGGGCCGGCCTCGGCGCCGTACTCATGGTCGCCGGAACCTACTGGGGCCAGGCCGTCGAACGCGCACACCGCACCGGCACCGCCGCCGCGGCACGGGGCGTGTCCGGCGAGGACGACCGCCGAGGGCCGGCCAGGATGGCGGAGCCCGCACGCCCTGCCGGGTGA
- a CDS encoding VOC family protein: MVSVVQNVAIDCSDAYELACFWSRVTGRPVDPEGRPGDPEVQVLLEEGPLLHFNQVPEPKAVKNRIHLCLRPDTTREQEVERLLGLGATLVADRRSSDGTGWAVLADPEGNEFCVLRSASDRAARPS; this comes from the coding sequence ATGGTCTCGGTTGTGCAGAACGTGGCGATCGACTGCTCGGACGCCTACGAACTCGCCTGCTTCTGGAGCAGGGTGACGGGCCGTCCGGTCGATCCGGAGGGCAGGCCGGGCGACCCGGAGGTCCAGGTGCTGCTGGAGGAGGGGCCGCTGCTGCACTTCAACCAGGTGCCCGAGCCCAAGGCGGTCAAGAACCGGATCCACCTGTGCCTGCGCCCGGACACCACGCGCGAACAGGAGGTGGAGCGCCTCCTGGGCCTCGGCGCGACCCTCGTCGCCGACCGCCGCAGTTCCGACGGCACCGGCTGGGCGGTCCTCGCCGACCCCGAGGGGAACGAGTTCTGCGTCCTCCGCAGCGCATCCGACCGGGCCGCCAGGCCGTCCTGA
- a CDS encoding alpha/beta fold hydrolase, producing the protein MSRHSLRAGTAAAALACLAAFGPAPGSAASPAATPSPSGPAGPRFVPSACPEPAEPVEAPAGAECGFLEVPENRSRPDGRTIRLAVARIPAAAEKPAADPVVFMAGGPGADAFDDIPFLVDSGLNKDRELIVMGQRGNLYDQPNLACPEVDRFNEKAVGLGYDSPQAKQLMLEAVTDCRARLVADGVDLDAYNTTENAADFADLRTALGIPQWNVYGYSYGTNLALTYLRLHPEGIRSVAIDSVAPSQEVTLPWTWSSTAEGIRNIFAACAAQPACKERYPDLPGMLTEQIRKLEAQPLTLDVTPEGGGKPVRTVLDGGALLNLIVAFTPRPHDLPAALDELSRGNPERFAQARAAGSVQKEGLFAHGLTNSIACAEWAPGYTEADVLAAGRKEYPDWPDSVLAQAPQLPFQYPVCGVWDVADRAEIQRVPTAGAVPALVVSGTFDVKTGASWAKGVAANLSRSTSVVVPGIGHWVVPQSPCAQQVLASFFARPTAPDTSCVDGLKPAPFTIIPK; encoded by the coding sequence ATGTCCAGGCACTCACTCCGTGCGGGGACGGCCGCGGCCGCTCTTGCCTGCCTTGCGGCCTTCGGCCCCGCACCGGGCAGCGCCGCCTCACCGGCCGCCACGCCGAGCCCCTCGGGCCCCGCGGGCCCCCGGTTCGTACCGAGCGCCTGCCCCGAGCCGGCCGAGCCCGTCGAAGCGCCGGCGGGCGCCGAGTGCGGCTTCCTGGAGGTGCCCGAGAACCGGTCCCGGCCCGACGGCCGGACCATCAGGCTGGCGGTGGCGAGGATCCCCGCCGCCGCGGAGAAGCCCGCGGCAGACCCTGTGGTGTTCATGGCGGGCGGCCCCGGCGCCGACGCCTTCGACGACATCCCGTTCCTCGTCGACTCCGGGCTGAACAAGGACCGCGAACTCATCGTCATGGGCCAGCGCGGCAACCTGTACGACCAGCCGAACCTGGCCTGCCCCGAGGTCGACCGGTTCAACGAGAAGGCCGTCGGCCTCGGCTATGACTCCCCGCAGGCCAAGCAGCTCATGCTGGAGGCCGTGACGGACTGCCGGGCCCGGCTCGTCGCCGACGGCGTCGACCTCGACGCCTACAACACCACCGAGAACGCCGCCGACTTCGCCGATCTGCGCACGGCGCTGGGCATCCCGCAATGGAACGTGTACGGGTACTCGTACGGCACCAACCTGGCCCTCACGTACCTGCGCCTGCACCCCGAGGGGATCCGCTCGGTGGCGATCGACTCGGTCGCCCCCTCCCAGGAGGTCACCCTCCCGTGGACCTGGAGCAGCACCGCGGAGGGCATCCGCAACATCTTCGCGGCGTGCGCGGCGCAGCCCGCCTGCAAGGAGCGCTACCCCGACCTGCCCGGCATGCTGACCGAGCAGATCCGCAAGCTGGAGGCGCAGCCGCTGACCCTCGACGTCACGCCGGAGGGCGGCGGGAAGCCGGTGAGGACCGTGCTCGACGGCGGCGCGCTGCTGAACCTGATCGTCGCGTTCACCCCGCGCCCGCACGACCTGCCGGCGGCGCTGGACGAGCTGAGCCGCGGGAACCCGGAGCGCTTCGCGCAGGCGCGGGCGGCCGGGTCGGTCCAGAAGGAGGGCCTGTTCGCCCACGGCCTGACGAACTCGATCGCGTGCGCCGAGTGGGCCCCCGGGTACACGGAGGCAGACGTGCTGGCGGCGGGCCGCAAGGAGTACCCGGACTGGCCGGACTCGGTGCTGGCGCAGGCGCCGCAGCTGCCCTTCCAGTACCCGGTGTGCGGGGTCTGGGATGTCGCGGACCGTGCGGAGATCCAGCGCGTGCCCACGGCCGGCGCGGTGCCGGCCCTCGTCGTCTCCGGCACGTTCGACGTGAAGACGGGCGCGAGCTGGGCGAAGGGCGTCGCCGCGAACCTGTCCCGCTCGACGTCCGTGGTGGTCCCCGGCATCGGCCACTGGGTGGTTCCGCAGTCTCCGTGCGCGCAGCAGGTGCTCGCGTCGTTCTTCGCCCGCCCGACCGCCCCCGACACGTCGTGCGTGGACGGTCTCAAGCCGGCCCCGTTCACGATCATCCCGAAATGA
- a CDS encoding alpha/beta hydrolase: MTLHRTPRRRTVRRLQAASAGMAAGLLVTGSLLAAPAAQARSGTDASATPGAPLGTAARTVGDASYTPGACPKTPEPIEELEGARCGTLTVPENRSEPDGKKIKLGVAIVPALSAAPKPDPIVWLAGGPGDDAVGEAEMAIGGGLNRDRDVVLMSQRGTYSAEPNVLCPNIDEFNARAVGLVSGAPSTERLHVEATKACRDRLAAQGTDLAAYNDTESAADYEDLRAALGLKQWNLYGISYGTHLALVYMRLHPGGLRSVALDGILPPSIAGSAATWSSARQGFDGVFKACADQPACNKRYPNLSATFDRLVRDLEANPVTTTVTLPGSDKPVKVVLDGGTLVNWMTSATHIAPQVPLAIDELAHGKPQRIAAQYAGGKLSPAAVGRVAHGLVYGVFCSEWTPYETEEEALEGGRKAFPTYPRPVLEQAPQLAFLRSDCDVWDVPPADPSIRDATRSDIPTLALSGSFDAQTGADNGPYVARTLPNATIVTVPYEPHVVFATSKCAQQIAVSFFDTPDAPDTACLKGLEAPRFEIGEPGSTG, from the coding sequence ATGACTCTCCACCGCACGCCCCGCAGGCGTACCGTACGGCGGCTGCAGGCCGCGTCCGCGGGCATGGCGGCCGGCCTGCTCGTCACCGGCAGCCTGCTCGCCGCGCCCGCGGCGCAGGCGCGGTCCGGCACCGACGCCAGTGCGACCCCCGGCGCGCCGCTCGGCACGGCCGCCCGCACCGTCGGCGATGCGAGCTACACCCCGGGCGCCTGCCCGAAGACTCCGGAGCCGATCGAGGAGCTCGAAGGGGCCCGCTGCGGAACCCTCACCGTCCCCGAGAACCGCTCCGAGCCGGACGGCAAGAAGATCAAGCTCGGTGTCGCGATCGTGCCCGCGCTGTCGGCCGCGCCGAAGCCCGACCCCATCGTGTGGCTCGCCGGCGGCCCCGGGGACGACGCGGTCGGCGAGGCGGAGATGGCGATCGGCGGCGGCCTGAACCGCGACCGGGACGTGGTCCTCATGTCCCAGCGCGGCACGTACTCGGCCGAGCCGAACGTGCTGTGCCCCAACATCGACGAGTTCAACGCGCGAGCCGTCGGCCTCGTCTCCGGCGCACCGTCCACCGAACGCCTGCACGTCGAGGCCACCAAGGCCTGCCGCGACCGGCTGGCGGCCCAGGGCACCGACCTCGCCGCCTACAACGACACCGAGAGCGCCGCCGACTACGAGGACCTGCGGGCGGCGCTCGGCCTCAAGCAGTGGAACCTGTACGGCATCTCCTACGGCACGCACCTCGCGCTGGTCTACATGCGGCTGCACCCCGGCGGGCTGCGCTCCGTCGCCCTCGACGGGATCCTGCCGCCGTCCATTGCGGGTTCCGCGGCGACCTGGAGCAGCGCCCGGCAGGGCTTCGACGGCGTGTTCAAGGCGTGCGCGGACCAGCCGGCGTGCAACAAGCGCTACCCGAACCTGTCGGCCACCTTCGACAGGCTCGTCCGCGACCTCGAAGCGAATCCGGTCACGACGACCGTCACGCTGCCGGGCAGCGACAAGCCGGTGAAGGTCGTGCTGGACGGTGGAACGCTGGTCAACTGGATGACCTCCGCCACCCACATCGCACCCCAGGTCCCCCTCGCCATCGACGAGTTGGCGCACGGCAAGCCGCAGCGGATCGCCGCGCAGTACGCGGGCGGCAAGCTCAGCCCGGCGGCCGTGGGCCGGGTCGCGCACGGCCTCGTCTACGGCGTGTTCTGCAGCGAGTGGACGCCGTACGAGACGGAGGAGGAGGCCCTGGAGGGCGGCCGGAAGGCTTTCCCGACCTACCCCCGCCCGGTGCTGGAACAGGCGCCTCAGCTGGCCTTCCTCCGGTCGGACTGCGACGTGTGGGATGTGCCCCCGGCCGACCCCTCGATCCGGGACGCCACCCGCAGCGACATACCGACGCTCGCCCTGTCCGGCAGCTTCGACGCCCAGACCGGCGCGGACAACGGGCCGTACGTCGCGCGGACGCTGCCCAACGCCACGATCGTCACCGTCCCATACGAGCCGCACGTGGTGTTCGCCACCTCGAAGTGCGCGCAGCAGATCGCCGTCTCCTTCTTCGACACGCCGGACGCGCCGGACACGGCGTGCCTGAAGGGCTTGGAGGCGCCCCGGTTCGAGATCGGGGAGCCCGGTTCCACCGGATAG